One Octopus sinensis linkage group LG21, ASM634580v1, whole genome shotgun sequence DNA segment encodes these proteins:
- the LOC115222773 gene encoding uncharacterized protein LOC115222773, with protein sequence MLNHLPETVKEGTLLVSFDVVNLYTNIPHDYGIEAITFRLEKYPEAIPGRINHSFIIEALKFILLNNFFMFDTTYYRQKCGIAMGTRAAPLIANLVMSYLELKLYQSSLEKYGASFNFYLKENWKRYLDDCFIL encoded by the coding sequence ATGCTGAACCACCTCCCGGAGACAGTAAAGGAAGGAACTCTACTGGTGTCTTTCGATGTGGTGAATCTATACACCAATATCCCACACGACTATGGTATTGAAGCAATCACATTCCggctagaaaaatacccagaagCGATCCCTGGACGCATTAACCACAGTTTTATAATTGAAGCACTCAAATTCAtcctgctgaacaattttttcaTGTTCGATACAACCTACTATcgacaaaaatgtggaattgcaatgggaaccAGAGCTGCTCCATTGATTGCAAACCTTGTAATGAGTTACCTAGAACTCAAGTTATACCAATCATCACTAGAAAAATATGGCGCctcttttaatttctatttaaaggagaactggaagagatatttgGATGATTGCTTCATACTTTGA